A stretch of DNA from Lentisphaerota bacterium:
GACCCGGATGCCGCGCGGCGTGAGGGAGATCAGGCGATAGTCGTCAGCGGAAAACGCGATCGAGCCGTCCGCCGCAAGCGCGTCAATCAGCGCGGCAATCTCAGTCGCCGGCAGGTCGCGCAGCAGACCGAAGGTCGAAAGCGTGTCGAGTCCGCGCTCGCCCAGCGTGGGGTCTGAATCGGCCCGCAGCACCTGAATCACGCGGCGCACGCCGAATCGCCCCTGCATGCGGCCGACGCAGGAGAGGATCTTCTGGATGACCAGCCATTGCTGCTCGGTGGGCGGTGCGAGGGTGCTCGCCATACCCGGGGCGCAGCGGTCACACCCGCCGCAGACCGCCGCTTCCGCAGTGTCGCCGAAGTAGGAGAGGATGTAGGCGTGGCGGCAGCCGGGGTGATCGACAAAGCGGAGCATGGCCTGCAGTCGGCGGTCGTCGCGTTCGGCCTTGATCCGCAAACCCTCGAACTGAAGCTTGAGCGCGGCCGGGTCGGCGCCGGGTATCAGCGCCGTGGTGGCGGCGCGCATGCCCGGCTCCTGTTCGCGCCGGATCAGATGGGCGCGCTCAAGCACGGCAAAGGCGGCGCGCACCGCCATGTCGTTCTTCTGTCCGACGGCTGAGGCCCATGCCTCGAGCGACTGACATTGCGGTCCGTTGGCGCAGTGACGCTTGACATGATCCCAGATGGAGAGGATGAGCGCGGGGGAGGGGTTGGCACCGTCGACGAAGAACTGCTGCGTCCGGACATCGGCGTAGTTGAAGAGCAGCTCGCACCAGGCGGGTTGGCCATCCCGCCCCGAACGGCCAACCTCCTGATAGTAGGCCTCGACCGATCCCGGCACGTCCCAGTGGATGACAAAACGGATGTTGTTCCGGTCCACGCCCATGCCGAAGGCGTTGGTGGCGACGATGACCGGGCTTTCGGCCGCAATGAAGGCGTCCTGCACGCGGGCGCGCTCGTCATCGGACAGCGCGCCATGGTAGAGGAGCGCAGGCGTGCCGCAGGTGTCTCGGATCAGCGTGCAGACCCGCTCGGCCTGGCGGCGGGTGGCGACGTAGACGATGCCGGTGCGGTGCGCGCGGATGCAGGCGCGGACGCGGTCGAGTTTGGCGGCATGCGTGGGCGTCCGTGTGACGCTCAGGTGGAGATTGGGACGGGAGAACCCGTGGATGTGAACGGCGGGCGCGGCGCGTGGCGCGACGCCAAGCAGGAGCTGGGTCGAGATGTCTTCGCGCACGTCTGGCGTTGCCGTGGCGGTAACCGCCATGATCCGCACACCCGGGATCTGGCCGAGGGCGTGCCTCAGGTTGAGGTAGTCTGGGCGGAAGTCGTGCCCCCACTGGCTGATGCAGTGCGCCTCATCCACCGTCAGGAGGGAGATCGGCGTCTGCGCGAGAGCCTCGACAAAGCGGGCATTGCGGAACCGCTCGGGGGCGATGTAGACCAGTTTGAAACGGCCGGCGCGGAGGCGGGCCAGACGCGAAGCCATTTCCTCGGCATCGACCGAGGAGTTCAGGAAGGTTGCGGCAATACCGCGTCGTTCGAGCGCGTCGACCTGATCCTTCATGAGCGCGATCAGTGGCGAGATCACGAGGGTGGTGTGGGGGAGTAGAAGGGCGGTGAGCTGGTAGCAGAGGGACTTGCCCGAACCGGTCGGCATGACCAGCACGACATCGCGGCCGGCGAGTGACTCGCGGATCGCCGCCATCTGTCCCTCGCGGAAATCGGCATGGCTGAACCAGCGGCCAAGCGCCGCCCGGAGTGCGGTTTCGTCAGGGGCTGGGCCGCCAGAGAGGGGGATGCAGTCGGTCATGGGGGCAAGCTTAGCGTCTCGCTGGCGCTTCGTCAATTCGGTAATGCTGTCGGCATTGCGCTTGCTTTCCGTCCCGCCATCGCCGTATAGTAACGGCCTGAAACCGGTGCAGGCCGGCGTGCGCAGGTTCAGTCATTGCAGGAGGTGGGATGTCTTGGAATCGCGGGACATACGGGTTGGAGACGGCTTCTGACGGCGGTTCGCCGCCCCTGTGGCCGCGCCTGTGCGCGGTGGTCGTGCTCGCGGTGGTGATTGTCTTCGGCGTACGCGCCTGCCGTTCGATGGATGCCGGGCCGGCCGGTCTGCGGCGAGCGCTCGCCCAGCCGGGCCGCGGCGCGCCGCCCGGCCCGGCGGCGGGTCCCGAAACGGCCGCGACCCCGTCTCAGGTGCTGCGGATCGACCGACTGCCACCCGGGCAGCGCAACCTCCTGGCGCAGGCCGAGGAGGGCATGAAACGGGGGGATGACCCGGCGGCACGCGACGCCTATCTCGCGTTGTTGAACGAGGTCGCTGACGGCCCGGCCCGCCGGGAGATCGAAGAACGCCTCGGCGCGCTGTCGATCACCGTCGCGGTTTCGCGCCTGCCCATGACGGGCAAGGTTTCCTACGTCATCCAGAAGGGGGATTCGACATCCTCGATCGCGCGCCGGTTCGGCGTGACGCAGGAATATATCCTCCGCGCCAACGGGCTGTCCGATCCCAACCGCATCGTCGTCGGCCGCGAGTTGCGGGTGCTCGACAATCCGGCGTTCGCGATTACGGTGTCCAAGAAGGAGAAGACCCTGACCGTCACGCTCGGCAGCCAGTTTTTCAAGCGCTACCGGGTTTCGGTGGGCCGCGCCGGCGAGACGCCCGAAGGGACGTTCCTGATCGGGAACCGGGTGGTGCATCCCGCGTGGTGGCGGACCGACGGCAGCGAGATCCCCTACGGGCATCCCGATAATATCCTGGGCACGCGCTGGCTGTCGCTGACGGCCGCCGGCTCGACGCCGCGCGTCAAGGGATACGGCATCCACGGCACTTGGGACGACGGCGCGGTCGGTGTCTCGCCCAGCGCCGGCTGCATCCGCATGCGCAACGCCGATGTCGAGGAGCTCCACCTGCTGGCGCCCTCCGGAACCCCGGTGGTGATCGCGCCGTGACACCGCGAGGGGAGACCGGGCGTACCGCTTCCACAATGAGAATTGCCGTTCGTCCGGCGGGTGTGCTATCCTGTGCCCATTCCCAATGAGGAGGGTAATCGAACCGCCATGCTTACAGCCGACCACCTGCGCACCCAGTATCTCGCCTTTTTCCGCTCCAAGGGGCACACCGTCATTTCGGGCGCGTCGCTCATCCCGGAGAATGATCCGACCGTGCTCTTCACGACCGCGGGGATGCATCCGCTCGTCCCCTACCTGCTCGGCGAACCGCACCCCGGCGGCCGCCGCCTGACCGATGTGCAGAAGTGCGTCCGCACCGGCGATATCGATGCCGTGGGCGATGCCTCGCACCTGACCTTCTTTGAGATGCTCGGCAACTGGTCGCTGGGGGATTACTTTAAGAAAGAGGCGATCACCTGGTCCTACGAGTTTCTCACCTCGCCGCAGTGGCTGGGCTTCTCCCCCGATCGGCTCTCGGTCACCGTGTTCTGCGGCGAGGCGGGCGTGCCAAAGGACGAGGAGTCCATCGCCATCTGGAAATCGCTCGGCATCCCGGCGGAACGCATCCACGCGCTCCCCAAGGAGGATAACTGGTGGGGCCCCGCCGGGCTCACCGGACCGTGCGGCCCCGATACCGAGATGTTCATCGACACCGGCAAGGCCGCCTGCTCGCCGGCCTGCCGGCCGGGCTGCCGGTGCGGCAAGTACATCGAGATCTGGAACGACGTCTTCATGCAGTATAACAAGACGGCCGACGGCCGCTATGAGCCGCTCAAGCAGAACAATGTCGACACCGGCATGGGTGTCGAGCGGACGATCTGCATGATGAACGGTTGCCAGACGGTCTATGAGACGGAACTCTTCGCGCCGCTGATGGCCCAGATCCGCGCGCTGGCCACGGCCCGCCCCGCCGACGAGGCCGCCGCCGTGCGGGCTGAGCGGATCATCGCCGACCACATGCGCACGTCGGTCTTCATCCTCGGCGACCCCAAGGGCGGCGTCAAGCCGGGCAACCTCGGCGCCAATTATGTGCTGCGCCGCCTGATCCGCCGCTCGGTGCGCTACGCCAAGCTGCTCGGCATCGCGCCGGGCTACAGCCGCGCGCTGGCCGAGACCGTCATCGCCAACTACCGGCACGTCTATCCCGAACTGGAGACCGCGCGCGAGACGGTCCTCTCCGAATTGACCGCCGAGGAGGATCGGTTTGAGAAGACCCTCGCCTCAGGACAGCGGGAGTTCGACAAGGTCGCCGGCGCGCTCAGGCAGCACGGGCAGACCACGCTCTCCGGCCGCACCGCCTTCAAGCTCTACGACACCTACGGCTTTCCGCTGGAGTTCACCGAGGAGCTGGCCGCCGAGCAGGGGCTCACCGTTGACCGCGCCGGTTACGAGGAGGCCTTCAAGAAGCACCAGGAGCTGTCCAGGCAGGGCGATTCCACCTTCAAGGGCGGACTGGCCGACAATACCGTGGCCACGACGCGCCTGCACACCGCCACGCACCTTCTGCACCAGGCGCTCCAGATCGTCCTCGGGCCGCACGCCCTCCAGAAGGGTTCGAATATCACCCCCGAGCGGCTCCGCTTCGACTTTGCGCACCACGAGAAGGTCACCCCGGAGCAGTTGGCCGAGGTCGAGCGGATCGTGAACGGCATCATCGCCCGCGACCTGCCGATCACCTGCGAGACCATGCCCTTCGAACAGGCCAGGGGATCGGGCGCCACGGCGCTCTTCGCCGCCAAATACGGCGAGGAGGTCAAGGTCTTCACCGTCGGCGACTTCTCCAAGGAGGTGTGCGGCGGACCGCATGCCGCGCGCACCGGCGAACTCGGCGCCTTCAAGATTCAGAAGGAGGAGGCGTCGTCCGCTGGCGTCCGCCGCATCAAGGCGGTGCTGGCCTAGCGGATTGCGGCCGACGCGAGGCGCGCGGCGAGCCGGGCGAGGCCCGGGTCGCGGGCGCCGAAGGTGACCAGCGCCGTGTCCGGCGCGGCGGCGGCGCGCAACGCCGCCTCGGCATCCTCAAGCGTGGCGACGGTCTGCGCCGGGACGCCGCACGTCGTGAGCCGCGTCACCAGGGTTTCGCTGGTGATTCGGCGGTCCGCCGTCCCGCCCATGTCGTAGACCGGCAGGACCAGGAGCCGGTCGTTGGGGCGGACCACGCGGGCGAACATCGCCACCAGATCCTCCATCATCTTGCCCATCGGACCATAGCCGTGCGGACGCCAGACCGCGATCACGCGGTCGAAGCCGGCGGCGAGCGTGGTCCAGGCCGCCGCCAGTTTCTCGGGATTGTGCGCATAGTCGTCAACCACGGTCGCGCCGCCGCAGCAACCGGTGCGCTGCATGCGACGCTCGACGCCGCGGAAGGTCGCCAGGCCGGCGGCGAGCGCGGGGGAGGGGATGCCCAGGGCGCGGGCGAGCCGCACCGCATGCCAGGCGTTCCAGATGTTGTGCAACCCGGGAAGCGGCACGGTGAAGGGGATGTCATCCAGGACAAACCGGCCGTTCCACCCCTCGCAGCGCGCTTCGGCGGGCGCGGCCGTCTCGCCGATCCCGTCAATGACGATACCGGTGACCCGTTCGCGGAAGCGGCTGAAGAGGGCGAGCGCCTCGTCGCGTCCGAAATGGTCGGCCGAGGCGTTGGTGATCACGGCATGTTCGGGATTGAAGACCATCAGCGAGCGGTCGCTCTCGTCGGCTTCGATCACCAGCCACGCGCCGGTGCCGCGGCGGACCGAGGCGATCCGGCCGCCTTCGCCCCAGCCGACCACGCCCGCGCCGTTGACGACCGCCGGATCCAGCCCCGCCTCCTGCAACAGCCAGCCCAGGATGGCCGTCACCGTGCTTTTTCCACAAGTTCCGGTCACGGCAATGAGTCTTCGCCCCGCGGCAAGCTCGGCGAGCTGGGCGGCGCGATGCACCACGGGGATGCCGCGGCGGCGCGCGGCGGCGAGATCGGCGTTGTCGTCCTCGATGGCGCTGCTGACCACCAGCCGCGCCGCGCCGGCCATGATGCCGGAACCATCCTGAGGGTGGAGCGCGACGCCCTGGCTGCGCAGGCGATTCAGCGTGTCGGTCGCATCGCCGCTGTCGAGCAGGCGATCCGACCCCGAGACCGATTGACCGCTATCGAGAAGGGCCTGCGCCAGCGCGCTCATTCCGACGCCGCCGATACCGGCGAGATGGAAGCATCCTATAGCCACGCAAGCACCTGGGCGGAAGGGGTCAACTGACAGGACTCAGTATCTGTAATACTTCGCATAATCGGTGCAGAGGAGGTGTAGCGGCTGTTCATCCTCCTGAATCTGCGGGAAGCGGCCGATCGGTGCGTGGAAGCGGTTGTCGGTGCGGTCGTCGTTGACGCGGCTGACCTCGCCGACGAGCACGGTGCCTTTGCCGGCCTCGCCCCAGAAGCTGTGATAGTTGCGCTGGGGGAGGCAAACCGAGTCGCCCGGATGGAGGGTGAGGGTCTCGCCTGCGGGAATGGTTTTGCGCACGCCGTCCACGCTCACGGTGACGGGGGTGTCGTCGAGAGCGTCGGCGGCCGTGGCGTTCCAGAGGCGGATGACAAGATTGCCGCCGCCGCGGTTGATGATATCCTCCATCTTCTGGCTGTGAAAGTGCGTGGGGGTGACTTGGCCTTCGCGCACGATCATGATCTTCTCGGCGTAAGTCTTGGTGGCTGGGTTGGCCAGGTCCGCCGACGCCCCATTGCGGATGGTGAAGAGGAAGAGGCCGATTTTCATGAAGTCGCCGCTGCCGAAGTCGGTGATGTCCCAGCCAAGCTGGTTCGTCACAATCTCGCGGCACTCCGGGCCCTTGGCGCGCCACGCCTCGGGCGTCCAGAAGGCAAACGACGGCAGGAGAAACTGCTTCTTCGCCAAGAAAGCGATTCCCTCGCGCATGATGGCATTGACTTCCGATCGTTTCATGACTAACTCCTGATTTGGCCTGAAAAGTGGTTGGCGCATGTTACCATTGACCGCGCGTGAGGCGCAAGAATTTACGCGTCAGGAATGACGCGTCAGCCGGTCCGTTCGCGGGCGCGGCGCTTGGCGCGGGCGAGCGGACTCTCCTCCGCGGCGGCGGGGGCGCCGGCGGATGGCGCCGGGGGCGGCGCGGATGCGGCGGCGGCTGGTGTACCTGATAAAGGAACAGATGCGGCAGCGGCGGATGGCGATGGCGTCGGGGGCTGCGCATCGGACGCGGCCGGGGGCGCGGCTCGCCGCCGCAAACGGCCGTCGAGCCAGCCGGTCCGGCGCTCGAACACCTCGAACAGGAAGAGGACCGCAGCCAGCAGATAGAAAAACGGCGCCAGCGGCACGTGGCGCCGGCCGCGGGGAATCGCCTCCCAGACGCTCCCTACGTCGGCCAGTTGCGCTCCGCCCGTCGCCTCGGCCAGCGCGGCGAGGGCCGCCGCGCCGTCGGACCCCGCCGCCGGGGCGTGCTCGGGGGAATAGGGCTGACAGACCGGCGGCAACGATTCGGAGCGGCCATCCGGATAAACCACCGTCGCCAGCAGCGTCTCGCCGCCGGTCAACGGGATGTCGATGGCCATCGTGTCGGCGGTCCGCCACGGCAACGGTAGCCGCTCGGACCGCGGCGGCAGGCCCGGCTGGTGCCGCAGCGTCTCCACCGCCACATCATTCAGGCCGCGCAGCTCGCTCCGGCGCGTGTCGGCGTAGACCGTGATCCGCACGCCGCCGGGGATGGGCGTTTGCAGCGCCAGCAACCCCTCGACCCCCTCCTGCCGGGGGCCGGCGCAATAACGCGCCAGCGCGCCGTAGAATTCGCCGGCCGCGGACCAGCGCGCAAACGCCCCGGCCTCCGCGCCGTCGGCCTCGCCCGTGAACACCGCCGAACGCCCCGTCCCGTGCCGGCGCAGCGCAACCAGCGGCGCCTCGTTCTCATCGCGGGTCACGGCGACCGCCGTCGCCTCGGGCCTGAGGTAGCAGAGGTTGTAGCCGCCGACGGGCGGCGCCTCGGAGGGGAGCGCGTCGGAGAGCTGCGGCAGCGCGACGGTGAAGCGGGGCACCGCCGCGTTGGTCACCCAGGTGTTGCGCGCGACCATGAAGGTGTCCTGCGCGAACAGCCGCGGCACCTCCTGCGCATTGTCGGTGAAGAAGCAGCGCCCCCCGCCGCGTTCGGCGATGTCCTTCAGCAGCGCCGCGTCGCTGTCCGCCGGCGTGCCCAGCCCCACCACGCTCACCGTGATCCCTGCGGCCGCCGCCGTCGCCACCAGCGCCTGGTAGTTGCCCGGCTCCTCCGAGTCGGCGGCGTCGGCGAACAGCAGGATGTGCCGGACGCCCGCCGTCGAGCCGTTCAGCTCCCGCGCCGCGGCCTTCAGCGCCTCGTAGATGAAAATGCCGCCGCCCATGGACTGGATGCCCAGGATGCGGCGCTCGTCTCCGCGCAGAGTGTCGACCGGCGCGCGGTTCACCACCACGTGCGCCAGGCTATCAACGGCAATCACGCCCATCTCATCCTGGCCACTCAGCATGTTGAGCACCTCTACCGTTCCGAGATTGGCCAGGTCCATCTTGGTCTTGCCGCCCGGAACCGACGCCATCATACTCCCTGACCGGTCGAGCGCCACGACGATGGCCATG
This window harbors:
- a CDS encoding ATP-dependent DNA helicase RecQ yields the protein MTDCIPLSGGPAPDETALRAALGRWFSHADFREGQMAAIRESLAGRDVVLVMPTGSGKSLCYQLTALLLPHTTLVISPLIALMKDQVDALERRGIAATFLNSSVDAEEMASRLARLRAGRFKLVYIAPERFRNARFVEALAQTPISLLTVDEAHCISQWGHDFRPDYLNLRHALGQIPGVRIMAVTATATPDVREDISTQLLLGVAPRAAPAVHIHGFSRPNLHLSVTRTPTHAAKLDRVRACIRAHRTGIVYVATRRQAERVCTLIRDTCGTPALLYHGALSDDERARVQDAFIAAESPVIVATNAFGMGVDRNNIRFVIHWDVPGSVEAYYQEVGRSGRDGQPAWCELLFNYADVRTQQFFVDGANPSPALILSIWDHVKRHCANGPQCQSLEAWASAVGQKNDMAVRAAFAVLERAHLIRREQEPGMRAATTALIPGADPAALKLQFEGLRIKAERDDRRLQAMLRFVDHPGCRHAYILSYFGDTAEAAVCGGCDRCAPGMASTLAPPTEQQWLVIQKILSCVGRMQGRFGVRRVIQVLRADSDPTLGERGLDTLSTFGLLRDLPATEIAALIDALAADGSIAFSADDYRLISLTPRGIRVVRRDAPGFRIVWPAPKRTRAARPPRRRTG
- a CDS encoding LysM peptidoglycan-binding domain-containing protein; amino-acid sequence: MSWNRGTYGLETASDGGSPPLWPRLCAVVVLAVVIVFGVRACRSMDAGPAGLRRALAQPGRGAPPGPAAGPETAATPSQVLRIDRLPPGQRNLLAQAEEGMKRGDDPAARDAYLALLNEVADGPARREIEERLGALSITVAVSRLPMTGKVSYVIQKGDSTSSIARRFGVTQEYILRANGLSDPNRIVVGRELRVLDNPAFAITVSKKEKTLTVTLGSQFFKRYRVSVGRAGETPEGTFLIGNRVVHPAWWRTDGSEIPYGHPDNILGTRWLSLTAAGSTPRVKGYGIHGTWDDGAVGVSPSAGCIRMRNADVEELHLLAPSGTPVVIAP
- a CDS encoding alanine--tRNA ligase, producing MLTADHLRTQYLAFFRSKGHTVISGASLIPENDPTVLFTTAGMHPLVPYLLGEPHPGGRRLTDVQKCVRTGDIDAVGDASHLTFFEMLGNWSLGDYFKKEAITWSYEFLTSPQWLGFSPDRLSVTVFCGEAGVPKDEESIAIWKSLGIPAERIHALPKEDNWWGPAGLTGPCGPDTEMFIDTGKAACSPACRPGCRCGKYIEIWNDVFMQYNKTADGRYEPLKQNNVDTGMGVERTICMMNGCQTVYETELFAPLMAQIRALATARPADEAAAVRAERIIADHMRTSVFILGDPKGGVKPGNLGANYVLRRLIRRSVRYAKLLGIAPGYSRALAETVIANYRHVYPELETARETVLSELTAEEDRFEKTLASGQREFDKVAGALRQHGQTTLSGRTAFKLYDTYGFPLEFTEELAAEQGLTVDRAGYEEAFKKHQELSRQGDSTFKGGLADNTVATTRLHTATHLLHQALQIVLGPHALQKGSNITPERLRFDFAHHEKVTPEQLAEVERIVNGIIARDLPITCETMPFEQARGSGATALFAAKYGEEVKVFTVGDFSKEVCGGPHAARTGELGAFKIQKEEASSAGVRRIKAVLA
- a CDS encoding UDP-N-acetylmuramate--alanine ligase, whose translation is MAIGCFHLAGIGGVGMSALAQALLDSGQSVSGSDRLLDSGDATDTLNRLRSQGVALHPQDGSGIMAGAARLVVSSAIEDDNADLAAARRRGIPVVHRAAQLAELAAGRRLIAVTGTCGKSTVTAILGWLLQEAGLDPAVVNGAGVVGWGEGGRIASVRRGTGAWLVIEADESDRSLMVFNPEHAVITNASADHFGRDEALALFSRFRERVTGIVIDGIGETAAPAEARCEGWNGRFVLDDIPFTVPLPGLHNIWNAWHAVRLARALGIPSPALAAGLATFRGVERRMQRTGCCGGATVVDDYAHNPEKLAAAWTTLAAGFDRVIAVWRPHGYGPMGKMMEDLVAMFARVVRPNDRLLVLPVYDMGGTADRRITSETLVTRLTTCGVPAQTVATLEDAEAALRAAAAPDTALVTFGARDPGLARLAARLASAAIR
- a CDS encoding D-lyxose/D-mannose family sugar isomerase, with the protein product MKRSEVNAIMREGIAFLAKKQFLLPSFAFWTPEAWRAKGPECREIVTNQLGWDITDFGSGDFMKIGLFLFTIRNGASADLANPATKTYAEKIMIVREGQVTPTHFHSQKMEDIINRGGGNLVIRLWNATAADALDDTPVTVSVDGVRKTIPAGETLTLHPGDSVCLPQRNYHSFWGEAGKGTVLVGEVSRVNDDRTDNRFHAPIGRFPQIQEDEQPLHLLCTDYAKYYRY
- a CDS encoding VWA domain-containing protein, with the protein product ALAGYAGVVIENTRADRLGAGALQMIEAWVRHAGGGLLLTGGRNAFGVGGYYRSALEPALPVTMELRREHRKFSMAIVVALDRSGSMMASVPGGKTKMDLANLGTVEVLNMLSGQDEMGVIAVDSLAHVVVNRAPVDTLRGDERRILGIQSMGGGIFIYEALKAAARELNGSTAGVRHILLFADAADSEEPGNYQALVATAAAAGITVSVVGLGTPADSDAALLKDIAERGGGRCFFTDNAQEVPRLFAQDTFMVARNTWVTNAAVPRFTVALPQLSDALPSEAPPVGGYNLCYLRPEATAVAVTRDENEAPLVALRRHGTGRSAVFTGEADGAEAGAFARWSAAGEFYGALARYCAGPRQEGVEGLLALQTPIPGGVRITVYADTRRSELRGLNDVAVETLRHQPGLPPRSERLPLPWRTADTMAIDIPLTGGETLLATVVYPDGRSESLPPVCQPYSPEHAPAAGSDGAAALAALAEATGGAQLADVGSVWEAIPRGRRHVPLAPFFYLLAAVLFLFEVFERRTGWLDGRLRRRAAPPAASDAQPPTPSPSAAAASVPLSGTPAAAASAPPPAPSAGAPAAAEESPLARAKRRARERTG